From a region of the bacterium genome:
- a CDS encoding NAD(P)H-binding protein, whose translation MKILLIGASGMIGSRILKEAASRGHDVIAAARHPEKIDNESAAQSVALDATDADAIARLAAGVDAIVSSVSPRGGGDPVEEATAVGDAVIQATEETGARLIVVGGGGSLKMPDGQYVLDTILPKEYHGEARGMREVFFRLQKTAIDWTYFCPPMVIAPGERTTNYRVGTSRLIQKDNGDSTISAEDFAHALIDELEDPKHLRSQMTVAY comes from the coding sequence ATGAAAATCCTGTTGATCGGCGCAAGCGGCATGATCGGTTCGCGCATTTTGAAGGAAGCCGCGTCGCGCGGGCATGACGTCATCGCCGCGGCGCGCCATCCGGAGAAGATCGACAACGAATCCGCCGCGCAATCCGTTGCGCTCGACGCCACCGACGCCGACGCGATCGCGAGGCTTGCCGCGGGCGTTGACGCGATCGTCTCGTCGGTCAGTCCGCGCGGCGGCGGCGATCCGGTCGAGGAAGCGACGGCCGTGGGCGACGCGGTCATCCAGGCGACCGAAGAGACGGGCGCGCGCCTTATCGTCGTTGGCGGCGGCGGCAGCCTGAAGATGCCCGACGGGCAATACGTGCTCGACACCATCCTGCCGAAGGAATACCACGGCGAAGCCCGGGGGATGCGCGAGGTGTTCTTCCGACTGCAAAAGACCGCCATCGACTGGACCTATTTCTGCCCGCCGATGGTCATCGCGCCCGGCGAACGCACCACGAACTACCGCGTCGGCACGTCCCGATTGATCCAGAAAGACAACGGCGACAGCACGATCAGCGCGGAAGACTTCGCGCACGCGCTTATCGACGAACTCGAAGACCCAAAGCACCTCCGAAGCCAGATGACGGTCGCGTATTAA